In a single window of the Thermus amyloliquefaciens genome:
- a CDS encoding glycosyltransferase family 4 protein, with product MRLYRVGLFTDVYFPNPNGVTTSVYLLLRELRRMGHEAWVVAPHHPEAPEREEGVVRVPSVAYPFYEGQQIALPSSRHLPTEFELIHTHTPLTLGVWGLRIARSKGLPHVSTFHTHYEKYAHYVPGLAILDKYTGIIPRLAKAFYNRVEVVIAPTEPVKRLAEGYGIERPIRVIPTGIDNRLLEEAPLPSPSPWPEGKRRLITVGRLGKEKSFDVVLKAVAELAKEQDVFLVHIGEGPELHPLERLARELGIAERVRFLGPVPYKEIGGYYRLAELFLFASETETQGLVIWEAQAMGVPVVAVGAEGVLEGVEDGRTGYLVPPGDFKALADKASDLLRDEEKRQRFSLQARAWALERSAERIAERIVAVYDEAGEILRVEPKRLIFPFPRLPRNSLEDRPGGF from the coding sequence ATGCGCCTCTACCGCGTAGGCCTCTTCACCGACGTCTACTTTCCCAACCCCAACGGGGTGACCACCAGCGTTTACCTGCTCCTAAGGGAGCTTCGGCGAATGGGGCACGAGGCCTGGGTGGTGGCTCCCCACCACCCGGAAGCTCCTGAACGGGAGGAGGGGGTGGTCCGGGTCCCCTCCGTGGCCTACCCCTTCTATGAGGGGCAGCAAATCGCCCTACCCTCTTCGCGCCACCTGCCCACGGAGTTTGAGCTGATCCACACCCACACCCCCCTCACCCTGGGGGTCTGGGGGCTAAGGATCGCCCGGAGCAAGGGCCTGCCCCACGTCTCCACCTTCCACACCCATTACGAGAAGTACGCCCACTACGTCCCAGGGCTGGCCATACTGGACAAGTACACGGGCATCATCCCTAGGCTGGCCAAGGCCTTTTACAACCGGGTGGAGGTGGTCATCGCCCCCACGGAGCCCGTGAAGCGGCTGGCAGAGGGCTACGGCATTGAGCGCCCCATCCGGGTCATCCCCACGGGGATCGATAACCGCCTCCTGGAAGAGGCCCCCCTCCCCTCCCCCTCCCCCTGGCCCGAGGGCAAGCGTCGCCTCATCACCGTGGGGCGCCTGGGGAAGGAGAAGTCCTTTGACGTGGTGCTGAAGGCGGTGGCGGAACTGGCCAAGGAACAGGACGTCTTCCTGGTGCACATCGGGGAGGGTCCGGAGCTCCACCCCCTCGAGCGCCTGGCCAGGGAGCTGGGCATCGCCGAGCGGGTGCGCTTCCTGGGTCCTGTGCCCTACAAGGAGATCGGGGGCTACTACCGCCTGGCCGAGCTTTTCCTCTTCGCCAGCGAAACGGAAACCCAAGGGCTCGTGATCTGGGAGGCCCAGGCCATGGGGGTGCCGGTGGTGGCCGTGGGGGCGGAAGGGGTGCTGGAGGGGGTGGAGGACGGGAGGACGGGGTACCTGGTGCCCCCCGGGGACTTTAAAGCCTTGGCGGACAAGGCCTCGGACCTTTTGCGGGACGAGGAAAAGCGGCAGCGCTTCAGCCTCCAGGCCCGCGCCTGGGCCTTGGAGCGCTCGGCGGAGCGCATCGCGGAAAGGATCGTGGCCGTCTACGACGAGGCGGGCGAGATCCTGCGGGTGGAGCCGAAGAGGCTCATCTTCCCCTTCCCCCGTCTTCCCCGAAATAGCCTCGAGGATCGCCCAGGAGGTTTCTGA
- a CDS encoding glycosyltransferase family 2 protein, translating into MRISVVIPAHNEEALLPGALQAVLQQTLPPFEVIVVDNASTDRTREVAEAYGVRVVHCAKKGVAHARQAGLLAARGEWVAMTDADSLPIPGWLEALAEKAQGAVALYGPLRFYGVSAGEALLSEWGYRAFLHLMALFGRPNLAGANMMVLKEAALRVGGFPQVEAREDVLLGWKLLGQGPVRYVPRALVLTSARRLKGGWGRFLLRQFRNLLGDPRGYFGEDGGRGR; encoded by the coding sequence GTGCGCATCAGCGTGGTGATCCCTGCCCACAACGAGGAAGCCCTGTTGCCTGGCGCCTTGCAGGCGGTTTTGCAACAGACCCTTCCCCCCTTTGAGGTGATCGTGGTGGACAACGCTTCCACCGACCGCACCCGGGAGGTGGCGGAGGCCTATGGGGTACGGGTGGTGCACTGCGCCAAGAAGGGGGTGGCCCACGCCCGCCAGGCGGGGCTTCTGGCCGCCCGGGGGGAGTGGGTGGCCATGACCGATGCCGACTCCCTGCCCATCCCCGGCTGGCTCGAGGCCCTGGCGGAAAAGGCGCAGGGGGCGGTGGCCCTGTACGGCCCCTTGCGCTTCTATGGGGTTTCCGCCGGGGAGGCCCTGCTTTCGGAGTGGGGCTACCGCGCCTTCCTCCACCTCATGGCCCTCTTTGGGCGGCCCAACCTGGCCGGGGCCAACATGATGGTGCTCAAGGAGGCAGCCCTGCGGGTGGGGGGGTTTCCCCAGGTGGAGGCCCGGGAGGACGTGCTTTTGGGATGGAAGCTCCTCGGGCAAGGCCCGGTACGCTATGTGCCCCGGGCCTTGGTCCTCACCTCGGCCCGTAGGCTCAAGGGGGGGTGGGGGAGGTTTCTCCTACGGCAGTTCAGAAACCTCCTGGGCGATCCTCGAGGCTATTTCGGGGAAGACGGGGGAAGGGGAAGATGA
- a CDS encoding MFS transporter encodes MFRFLPWAKEGLSVFLRLVLAVGLMEGVRSGFFAGLLPFYAPEHLGLGPTTFTLAFTFHQLSENLSKTFGGLLAERVGFGRTVSLAALIGFLTLLLTPMAHAGWVLWGLAVLWGLSMSTLYPGLMTLASRIAVPGREARALSFTLTLVMPWVGIGLVGVGQVAQKDSETALTLLILAQGLVLLLALSLFPFRIPIPKTAREPYPFHRLLLFLPAAFGQTFAPALVSLFILRFAKEELGLEPIALGGLLLLGGGLAFGLLPLTGRQVDRRGYRFALVSGLLLLALVMAHLAFATSPWELLWLAALGGLGFSLFLPGWNGFLAKNLPQENRAAIWGGLMTVEGLGVALGPAVGGLLWETFGIRAPLLFGSAIFLALSLFYAALFWRMRWN; translated from the coding sequence GTGTTTCGTTTTCTCCCGTGGGCCAAGGAGGGGCTTTCCGTCTTCCTCCGCCTGGTCCTAGCCGTGGGGCTTATGGAGGGGGTACGGAGCGGCTTCTTCGCTGGCCTCCTCCCCTTCTACGCCCCGGAGCACCTGGGGCTCGGGCCTACCACCTTCACCTTGGCCTTTACCTTCCACCAGCTCTCCGAGAACCTTTCCAAGACCTTTGGCGGGCTTCTGGCGGAAAGGGTGGGGTTTGGACGCACGGTAAGCCTGGCTGCCCTGATCGGCTTCCTCACCCTCCTCCTTACCCCCATGGCCCATGCCGGCTGGGTCCTATGGGGGCTCGCCGTCCTCTGGGGGCTTAGCATGTCCACCTTGTACCCCGGGCTCATGACCCTGGCCAGCCGCATCGCCGTTCCCGGACGGGAGGCCAGGGCCCTATCCTTTACCCTGACCTTGGTGATGCCCTGGGTGGGCATCGGCCTCGTGGGGGTGGGGCAGGTGGCCCAGAAGGACTCGGAAACGGCCCTCACCCTCCTCATCCTGGCCCAGGGTTTGGTCCTGCTCCTCGCCCTTAGCCTTTTCCCGTTCCGCATCCCGATCCCCAAGACGGCACGGGAACCCTACCCCTTCCACCGGCTTCTTCTCTTCCTCCCCGCCGCCTTCGGCCAAACCTTCGCCCCCGCCTTGGTCTCCCTCTTCATCTTGCGCTTTGCCAAGGAGGAGCTGGGCCTCGAGCCCATCGCCCTAGGAGGGCTCCTCCTCTTGGGCGGGGGCCTCGCCTTTGGCCTCCTGCCCCTTACCGGCCGGCAGGTGGACCGGCGGGGCTACCGCTTTGCCCTGGTGAGCGGCCTTCTCCTCCTGGCCTTGGTGATGGCGCACCTGGCCTTCGCCACGAGCCCCTGGGAGCTTTTGTGGCTCGCCGCCCTGGGCGGCCTTGGCTTCAGCCTTTTCCTACCCGGCTGGAATGGCTTCCTGGCCAAAAACCTGCCCCAGGAAAACCGGGCCGCCATCTGGGGCGGGCTGATGACCGTGGAGGGGCTGGGGGTGGCCTTGGGGCCTGCGGTGGGAGGGCTCCTTTGGGAGACCTTCGGCATAAGGGCCCCCTTGCTTTTCGGTAGCGCCATCTTCCTTGCGCTTAGCCTCTTTTACGCCGCCCTCTTCTGGAGAATGCGATGGAACTGA
- a CDS encoding polysaccharide deacetylase family protein has translation MELILGLILLLYGVSDLLFRFLGLGAYAHASRRTPKVALTFDDGPSERTEALLDLLRRHGVKATFFLTGERARARPDLVEALRREGHQVEDHGEWHQAWKLFLPWLEWAHMRRNPGRYYRPPHGLHTPFTRLFARLLGKRIALWDLESKDWLDLPPEALAERLLYYLRPGSIVLLHDGPERTLRLLELALPRMLALGYRPVTLEDLAPRPLTPRLALIRGLQGLEERYNQAHGVERAGYGPFDLFRVEKKPFPGPDLPGLPRGTPALELHLESPRVMELSTSETIRQVRESLKKVAARVAEDPEVRLVYGYSYLAQGARLFGFQTSPLPPWPRLVATLASAWFLWLYRGELLRWDRAWAQLGYLSREELLRRFPPSTPASPPPAPGAGQTPPP, from the coding sequence ATGGAACTGATCCTGGGCCTAATCCTCCTCCTCTATGGGGTCTCGGACCTCCTCTTCCGCTTTTTGGGCCTTGGGGCCTACGCCCACGCCTCGAGGCGCACCCCCAAGGTGGCCCTCACCTTTGACGACGGCCCCTCGGAGAGGACCGAAGCCCTCCTGGACCTCCTAAGGCGGCACGGGGTCAAGGCCACCTTCTTCCTCACCGGGGAGAGGGCCCGGGCCCGGCCCGACCTGGTGGAGGCCCTAAGGCGGGAGGGGCACCAGGTGGAGGACCACGGGGAGTGGCACCAGGCCTGGAAACTCTTCCTGCCCTGGCTGGAGTGGGCGCACATGCGCCGGAACCCGGGGCGCTACTACCGCCCGCCCCATGGGCTTCACACGCCCTTCACCCGGCTTTTCGCTCGCCTGCTGGGCAAGCGCATCGCCCTATGGGACTTGGAAAGCAAGGACTGGCTGGACCTTCCCCCCGAGGCCTTGGCGGAAAGGCTCCTTTACTACCTGCGCCCTGGGTCCATCGTCCTCCTGCACGACGGCCCCGAGCGCACCCTTAGGCTTTTGGAACTGGCCTTGCCGCGGATGCTGGCCCTGGGCTACCGGCCGGTGACCCTGGAGGACCTCGCCCCCCGGCCCCTCACGCCCCGGCTGGCCCTCATCCGGGGCCTGCAAGGCCTCGAGGAGCGCTACAACCAGGCCCACGGGGTGGAGCGGGCGGGCTACGGCCCCTTTGACCTCTTCCGCGTGGAGAAAAAGCCCTTCCCCGGCCCCGACCTTCCGGGTCTACCCAGGGGCACCCCCGCCCTGGAACTCCACCTGGAAAGCCCCCGGGTCATGGAGCTCTCCACCTCGGAGACCATCCGGCAGGTAAGGGAAAGCCTGAAGAAGGTGGCCGCCCGGGTGGCCGAAGACCCTGAGGTGCGCCTGGTCTACGGCTACAGCTACCTGGCCCAGGGGGCCAGGCTCTTCGGCTTCCAAACCTCACCCCTGCCCCCTTGGCCCAGGCTTGTGGCTACCCTGGCCAGCGCCTGGTTCCTTTGGCTGTACCGCGGGGAGCTCCTGAGGTGGGACCGGGCCTGGGCCCAACTGGGCTACCTCAGCCGCGAGGAGCTCCTAAGGCGATTCCCACCGTCCACTCCCGCTTCCCCACCCCCGGCACCCGGTGCAGGGCAAACCCCGCCTCCTTGA
- the mnmD gene encoding tRNA (5-methylaminomethyl-2-thiouridine)(34)-methyltransferase MnmD has product MRLAFTQDGTPTLFHPGYGEAYHPRQGALLQARRLYLEKTLTHLHPAPRVLEVGLGLGVNFRVTLESALSRGVRLRYLAVEREPLSPELLAKVRLPLPLAEEVFEGLLRLWPRERFSGPWGELWVVFGDVREAPLPRRWATAVYLDPFSPRVNPEPWSLPVLRRLFGATRPLGRLATYSAQGAFRRALKEAGFALHRVPGVGKREWTVGIALGAPRG; this is encoded by the coding sequence ATGCGGCTTGCCTTCACCCAAGACGGCACGCCGACCCTTTTTCATCCCGGCTACGGGGAGGCCTACCATCCCCGGCAGGGGGCGCTTCTCCAGGCCCGCAGGCTCTACCTGGAGAAGACCCTCACCCACCTGCACCCCGCCCCGCGGGTCCTCGAGGTGGGCCTGGGGCTTGGGGTGAACTTCCGGGTGACCCTGGAAAGCGCCCTGAGCCGGGGCGTGCGCCTCCGGTACCTGGCGGTGGAAAGGGAGCCCCTTTCCCCGGAGCTCCTGGCCAAGGTCCGCCTTCCCCTCCCCTTGGCGGAGGAGGTTTTTGAGGGGCTTCTAAGGCTTTGGCCTAGGGAGCGCTTCTCGGGCCCCTGGGGGGAGCTTTGGGTGGTTTTCGGGGACGTGCGGGAGGCCCCGCTTCCCCGGCGCTGGGCCACGGCGGTCTACCTGGACCCCTTCAGCCCCCGGGTGAACCCCGAACCCTGGAGCCTCCCCGTGCTCCGGAGGCTTTTCGGGGCCACCCGGCCCTTGGGGAGGCTTGCCACCTACTCCGCTCAGGGGGCCTTCCGCCGGGCCCTCAAGGAGGCGGGGTTTGCCCTGCACCGGGTGCCGGGGGTGGGGAAGCGGGAGTGGACGGTGGGAATCGCCTTAGGAGCTCCTCGCGGCTGA